TAATTTTTAGTGATCCATCCATATTCTGCCATAACTTCTTGGGTAGATGATTCCGACAGGGTAAGTAGCTCAATATGCTCTCTTGGTGCATGCTTTAGGGGAGCAAAAGAAACTCTATCTATCAATGAAAGGATATTTTCTATGTGCGACATGCCTGCTATAAAAAGTATTCTTTCATAGCTAAAAGAGAGTTCTTTTAGGCGTCTTGCCATGAACAACTCCCGCTGTTGATCAACAGTACTTTTGATTGATTTTTCTAAGAAGAAATCCTTATATGCTTTGTAATAATTTTCTAACCCTATTTTGTGTATGGCATAAGTATCAGGCATATATTCTATATTATCAGGATAATCATCGACATCAAGGTCGATACAATAGGCAGGAATTTGAGCCTCCAGGGCACTGCGCAAACCTTCAAAAGCAGGATCGCAAGGTTCACACATATAATAGATAGGCGCATGATCTTTATTGTAGCACATCACTACACTAATATCGGGTAGACGAGAGGCGGCATGCAATAATTGTAGCTGCATAGTTTCTGCAAGTTCCACTGCAACGCAATCAGGTTGAATAACCTCAAACGCTATACGTACCTGAGCTGCCATTTCCATCTTATAATGAAGAATGGGGACTGCAAAGACAGCTCCTTTCTGAATATAAAAGGCTTGTAGATTGTTCATAAATTTTACATGAGGTGAGTAAGTGCTTCATCGCCAAGCGTCATAAGAACAGCTTGACGTAGCAAATTATCAATATTGATTTTACTGTTTTCTAAAGTTTTTAGCCTTTTCGCAGCATAACGGGCAATATTGATGCCATCCCTAATAGTATAATTTTCAGCGTTAGTATGGGCTTTTTGTAAAAAATTAATAACATAATCAACAATATACTCATCAATAAAAGGTAGATTTTCTTTAAGAATGCGTTTTTCTTCCTCAGCTTCGGGAAAATCTAGATAGATCTGAGGTTGTAAACGGCTGTGAATATATTCCGGAATTTCAAAAGTCGAAGCATCATCGTTCATCGTAATACAGATGCGGAAGCCAGGGTCTGCCGTTACTTTAAGGCCAGCTACAATGGATTCAATATAGCGTCTTGTGTCGAGAAGGGGAGCAAGTGATGCCCATGACTTTTCACTCATGCGATTAGCTTCATCAAGAATACAGACACCCCCTCGTAGCATGGCGGTAACTAAAGCGGAAGCTACATAGCGGATTCCGCCTGCTTTATCTATCACAGGGCTAATAAGTAAATCTTCTGGACGTGTATCCATCGTGCATTGAAAAATATAAACCTCCTTATCTAGCTTTTTTGCTGCCGCATAGGCAAGGGTAGTTTTGCCGACTCCCGGCTTGCCAATTAAGCGAGGGTTTAAAGGGATATCTTTTTCATCAATTACCAACCAAGCTGCTAGAAGTTGATCCAATACATCAGTTTGACCTATCCATTGAAAGCTGAATTGGTCAGGAAATCCTAAAGCAATTTCGACTCCTTGAATAGTGATATGATTTTCGTGCTCATTGGGCCTGGAATAAGCCATATGGATCTCCTTTTTGATAAAAAGTGTATGAATATGCAGAACAAATGTAAATAGTAAAAATAAAAGTGATTAGCTTTTTGAAAGAACTAAAAAAATCAAAATAAATTTTTAAAGAAAATTTTAAAAATTGATAAAAAACGATGGCTTTTCTATAGATGAAGTTAATCTTATGTTTCTAACTAGCTGAACATTTTATAAAAAACACTCTAAAAGTTTTTATCGATCTTTCGAAACTATGCACTAGGGCTTAGCAGCTTTATGCGAGCCGTATAAAAGAGATGCTCGGGCAATATTTTCGCTAGCATAAGGGTAAAGAATCTCCATTTCTTTAACTAGTTCCTTTACCTTCTTGCGCATGGAATTTTGTCCTACAGGACAGCGGCACATAATTCTGATGAATCCATACTGTTCTGCAAAAGCACGAATCTCTTCTTCTGAAATGTAAATAAGAGGGCGTATAATCGTTATCCCATATTTTTGCATATAAATTTTGGGTAAATTTCCTGCAAATTCACCTTTATGCAACAAATTCATTAAAAAGGTCTGAATGTTATCATCCCGATGATGACCAAAAGCAATGTTAGTGGCTCCTACACTTTTGGCAGCTTCAAAAAGAAGAGATCTCCTTTCGCGAGAACAGCTGTAGCACTCAAGGGTTTCGAGTTTTTGCTTAGATTCTTTAACAATAAAATGGACGCCTAGCTGATCGCAAATAGCTTTTAAATAGGTGACATTTACGCCTGCACCGCAAGAAAATTCACCATTAACAAGGATGGCATATATATCTAATTCAGGAAAGCCCCTACCTGCTATAGCTTTTAATAAAAATAATAGCGTTAAGCTGTCTTTTCCCCCCGATAGGGCTACCGCTATCTTATTATCGCTTTCTAGCATTTGATAGTCATAAAGAGCTCGGCGAAAAGTGCTTTCTAATTTTTTACCTAAGCGGGACCAGGGCGGTTGAGCTATAGGTATAGAGATAGTCATAAAAAATTAACTTTTATTTAAAAATAATTACCAAATACTTTATAGTACCCTTAGAGGCGGAGTCAAGGCATTTCTAAAATTTACTCTAAATCTTACCAATAAGTCTAAAGGATATGGATATGACAGAAAAAGTGAGCCGTAATGATCCCTGCCCCTGCGGATCAGGAAAGAAATATAAAAATTGTTGCTGGGGAAAAAAGTATACTAAAAAGAAACTTACCGCGAAATGGTTAAATCAGCCTGCTATGCCTAATCTTATGGAACGCACTTTCGGAGATTCTATTGCTAAAACTTTTAAGCAGCAGCCGCCCCTACTCCATGTAGAAAAGGAAGTCTCTTCTGCAGAAGCCCCTTCTTTAGAGAAGACGGAATGATCTATCAAGAGCTTTTTATAGCGTAAGTTTAAGGCTTTCCTTAAGCTTGCCTATAGCCTGCTTAGAATTGTTAAGCCAAACGATTCGTGAAAAAAATACACTAACTTGTTGAGCGCAAAAAAATTAGAATATCCCATTGTTTTTTTATAAAATGACTTGCTGCTAATCATGCATTTTTGCTATAAGTTACGCATAATTAAACGCTATCTTTTAAGCGAGTATTCTGTAAGCTGACATAGCTCAATTGGTAGAGCACCCGACTTGTAATCGGACGGTTGTGGGTTCAATTCCTACTGTCAGCATCCCTCTGGGGGTGTCGCCTAGTGGCAATGGCAAGAGACTGTAAATCTCTCGACTTCGGTCTGCGTTGGTTCGAGTCCAACCGCCCCCATTCTTTTGGACGTTTCTTACCGTCCACTAGTTTTGTAAATACTTCACACGCCTTTATAGACAGGTTTTCCTATCCAATTTTACGTTCTGGAACACAGAATCTAACCGTTGGCCTTTTTCATTGACTTCAGCGCTCTTGAAAATCTCCTTAGCACAAGCGGTTAAATTCATCACCCTGTTGGCGGTTATATAAAAGTTTTAATCTGCTTGCTCATAGCAAGCCATCTGCTCAATTTATTTTCTTCAAATCTTGATTGTAATTCTTTGCGATCAATTGCAGAATAAGCTCTATTCAAAGAATCTTCCCAAGATTTGTATTCAAACTTGCTGCCATCACCCCAAGAATCATAAGAGCAGCGAAGATAAGGCTTTCCAGAAGAAAGAAAAGCTAAATTGAGCTACATACCATTCATCGGATTAATTTTTTTTTAGTGTCTCGAGAAAAGCGATAGATATTTCCGTCGCAAATCAGGGGATCTTGGAAAGGAATATTATTTTCACTCATATGTCGAAGGCAATTTGATTCATACTTATTTTTTACCTCTTTAAATTATGCGATTGAGTGATCTCCGAACATCTCTTCAGCTTTATTGCAAATGGCCTGCTCAATTGCCTTGCTTAAACAAGGCTCAGTTGGATGGGAAAGCGTGAGATTTTGTTCGCCAACTTTCCGAGTAGGATAAGTGATTCTATAGTCAGTTTCATCGCGCCTTTTGAGGACACCAATAGAGCTGATGTAGAACTGATGATCAATCTCTACGCATGCAAATGCGATCAAGCCGTTTGGGGGCTTGATTGAGAGAAGCTCCGCTTTGGTGAGGCTCATAAGGCTCCGGATGGATTACGTTTGTCTATTTGGAGAAGCAAATCAAAAAAAGCTCCAAGGCGGCAAGATTCAGTCACTGCTAAAGGTTTAACGGTAGCCTTCTTTTTTGGTGGCTTGTGAGCTTTGAATTTGTTTTGTTTCATGTCTCCATTTTAAAAAATTTAGAAAAGAGGTACCGAAACCGGACAACGTCAGAATTCTTGAAAAGAACTCCGCGTGAAGGGATAGAAAAAGCCTAGCTGTTTGTCGGAAAAGTGTCGCAAAAACTGGAGAAATTAAATCCGATTAACAGAGTAGTTAAGGTATTTGTAGTGGTTAAAAGAGGAAAGAAGTTGTTTTTTTGAATTTTTGACAAAGGAAAGGTGCTATATTATTCGTCTGGCGTCAATTGGATAGTCAATTGCACCCAGTTTAGCTATAGAATCAAAAAACTTACCTTTAGAGAAGAATACTTTTTTTAATTCATTTTTGATCCCTAGCTCCCCAAGAGAATGTGAAAGAGCAGGAAAGTCGATGCAGGTATAGGAGTCCGTATTCAGCATTAATTTTAAAAGCTCATAAGGGCGCGAGGAGCGTGAAAATCTCTTCATAAAGAAGGGCTCCCTATCGTTACTTTTACTTCCCATATGAGCAATGATCCAAAACTGGTCTTCTTTATCTAAGTAAAATTCTAGGGCTGCTAAACATATTTTCCTACTAGGAATCAAGGTATCCACTCTCGAGAAAAAGACATCTCTAGCCTTACAAACGCTTAACCAGAAGTTCACCTATATCTTTCATACTTCTTTGCTCCTAAAATTCAGACTATCAAGTGCGTGTATATCTAAAATAAAAATGGTTTCTAAGGCATCAATCTCTGGAGTTTTCATAAATCCCCTAATACTTAAGGGTTTTATACAAGAAAAACCTCATAAGCCATCAGGGAATCGAAAATAAAAAATCTAGAAATTATTTTATATACCAAGCAATACTAATATCTCTTAGATCTCTTATAATTTTTTGTAAGAAAGGCCTTAAGAAGGCCCTTCTTACAAATAAAAGCTTAAAGGCCATCCGAGAGAAGTTTTTCATATCTTCTTATTAACTTCCCTTATGCCATTTGGTACTTTAGACTCTTAGCAAAGCTTGGGGCAGAGGGGCTTAAGACAGGCAAAGTAAGTGATCTAAAAAAATGTGCTTTAAATAGCAGAATTTAAAGCTTTTTTCATTATCATTTATCCTTTTCTGTCGATTAGCTTTTTACTTCATTTTCTGCCCGAGCTTGAAGATTGTAGAAAAATCGCATAAAGAAGGGGGTAAAGACTGTAGTAATGGCAATCACAATGATCATCGAAGCGTATAAATCGTTATCAAAAACTTTGCTATCTTTCCCCACCTCTGCAAAAATTAGTCCCACTTCTCCTCGAGGCACCATCGCAATACCCACAGCCCATTTGATCCATTTATTTTCTTTAAAAAGAAGAAAGCCTGAGGATAGCTTACCCACTATGGCGGCGATAAGTATAGAAATAGAGAGTAGCCAAATGAAAGTTGATCCCCAATTGATTTCGCTAAGGTTTAAAGATAAACCTATCGTGACAAAAAATAGAGGAGTAAATAGATGCACGATTGGCTTCATTTGGGTTTCCACTTTATGAGAAAATTCTTCATTAAAAGGAGAATAAGTTCCCCAAGGTAGAATAAATTGCCGAGAAAGAGCAAGACCTGCTGCAAATCCTCCTAAAAGTGCAGGAGCCCCCATTTGATGAGCTAGCCAAGCAAACAATAATATGAGAGAAACGATAGTAGTGGGAAGAAGCCCAGGAATTTCACTTTTCTTTTCATAATGTTTGATGACATTAGAAATAAATTTAGCAGCTATAGGTGCCAATATAAGAAATAAACAGATGAATACGAGTACCTTGCCAATATTTATAAAGCTGATCCCTCCTCCTTGAGAAAATTCATAAAGAACGGATAACAAAATGATTCCGATGATATCGTCGATGACAGCTGCGCCGAGCACAATTTGAGCTTCATCGCTGGTCTGTCTTTTAAGATCAGTAAGTACTCGAATTGTTATTCCAATGCTAGTTGCTGTCAATGTGCTTGCAATAAATAAAGATACGAGCAGGCTTAAGTCAAATAGCTGGTAGCTGACAAGAAAGCCGAGCGTAAAAGGAATGACAACGCCTCCTACTGCCACTATAAAAGGCTTACTACCTGTCTTTGCTAACCTTCCCATATCCGTTTCCAGTCCTACTTCAAAAAGAAGGAGAATGATTCCAATTTCTGCCAATAACTTAATCATCTCGTTAGGCTCTATTAAGTTAAAGAGGCTAGGGCCAATGAGGACGCCGGCAAAAAGTTCACCGATAACAGAGGGAATATTAAACCTAGCGAAAAATTCTCCTAATACTCTAGCCATAAATAAAATAATGACAAGCTGGAGAAAAAAGTTGTGAATTTGCATGATAATGTTTCCTTAAGGCTTGTAGATTAAGTTTTTCAGCTTTTCGTTTAAAGGGTCAGCTTCTGAAATAGAAGTGGACTTTTTAAGTAATGCCCTAATATTGCAACCTAGTATTTGAGAGAGTACAATAAAAATGATACTTATGCTAAATAAGTGCTTGGTTTATGTCAAACGCTTGGCTTACTCCTTTTACATTTTTTGCCTTTTTTATGTCATCCAAGTTCGTGGAAAAAGATAGTAATTATATTTTCTACTTGCTGCTTTAGCTTGATTGCAGCCAAGTAGAAAAGGCTTCAAAGCATGATTTCAGCAAAGACCCAGCTATATAAATGTAATTTCTTTATAAGGCCCACCAGCTGGACTTTAACGGAAAGATGGTGGGTAAAAATTTACAATAAGAAAGAAAAGCTATTCGTTTGTTTTAAAGCTTTTGAAATTTACCCCATGTAAGCTTTTCTTTTCTTCGACCAATTCTTTTCTTAAAATAGCCTTTACCTACCTAATTCTAGGAATTAGGAATCAAGCTGCCACATTATAATAAAATGTAGGAGAAAATGCTCTCACGTCATCCTTTTGCATAAGCGCTTAGTTGCGGACCAGGCTTGTCAACAGTGCCAAAAGAAAAAGATGCCCCAAAATTTACCAGGAGCGATGAGAAGATAATGACGCGAGGGAGCAGAAGGGGCATCCAAGAAGTTTTCTTGCTGGCACCGCCCCCGATTGCTTTAAGCGAGGCCATGGAGGAAATCTTCATCTTATAAAGCCGACCTATCAGCGAGCAGGATCCCCTTAGCCTTTAACTATAAATAAAAAATGAAATCGATTAAATATTCAAAGTCTAAGAGGGACTAATAGAGGGAATGAGGCCTAGCATGAGAGAGGCCATAAAAGACAATTGACTAAGTTGCTTACACAGCAAGCTCGAAAAATTACGAGCAACCTGCCGAGCAAATTTTTAGATTATTAACGAGACATATGC
This Neochlamydia sp. AcF84 DNA region includes the following protein-coding sequences:
- a CDS encoding AAA family ATPase, producing MAYSRPNEHENHITIQGVEIALGFPDQFSFQWIGQTDVLDQLLAAWLVIDEKDIPLNPRLIGKPGVGKTTLAYAAAKKLDKEVYIFQCTMDTRPEDLLISPVIDKAGGIRYVASALVTAMLRGGVCILDEANRMSEKSWASLAPLLDTRRYIESIVAGLKVTADPGFRICITMNDDASTFEIPEYIHSRLQPQIYLDFPEAEEEKRILKENLPFIDEYIVDYVINFLQKAHTNAENYTIRDGINIARYAAKRLKTLENSKINIDNLLRQAVLMTLGDEALTHLM
- a CDS encoding tRNA 2-thiocytidine biosynthesis TtcA family protein; the protein is MTISIPIAQPPWSRLGKKLESTFRRALYDYQMLESDNKIAVALSGGKDSLTLLFLLKAIAGRGFPELDIYAILVNGEFSCGAGVNVTYLKAICDQLGVHFIVKESKQKLETLECYSCSRERRSLLFEAAKSVGATNIAFGHHRDDNIQTFLMNLLHKGEFAGNLPKIYMQKYGITIIRPLIYISEEEIRAFAEQYGFIRIMCRCPVGQNSMRKKVKELVKEMEILYPYASENIARASLLYGSHKAAKP
- a CDS encoding SEC-C metal-binding domain-containing protein gives rise to the protein MTEKVSRNDPCPCGSGKKYKNCCWGKKYTKKKLTAKWLNQPAMPNLMERTFGDSIAKTFKQQPPLLHVEKEVSSAEAPSLEKTE
- a CDS encoding cation:proton antiporter, with the translated sequence MQIHNFFLQLVIILFMARVLGEFFARFNIPSVIGELFAGVLIGPSLFNLIEPNEMIKLLAEIGIILLLFEVGLETDMGRLAKTGSKPFIVAVGGVVIPFTLGFLVSYQLFDLSLLVSLFIASTLTATSIGITIRVLTDLKRQTSDEAQIVLGAAVIDDIIGIILLSVLYEFSQGGGISFINIGKVLVFICLFLILAPIAAKFISNVIKHYEKKSEIPGLLPTTIVSLILLFAWLAHQMGAPALLGGFAAGLALSRQFILPWGTYSPFNEEFSHKVETQMKPIVHLFTPLFFVTIGLSLNLSEINWGSTFIWLLSISILIAAIVGKLSSGFLLFKENKWIKWAVGIAMVPRGEVGLIFAEVGKDSKVFDNDLYASMIIVIAITTVFTPFFMRFFYNLQARAENEVKS